Genomic segment of Truepera radiovictrix DSM 17093:
TCGTCACCGGCTTTTCGCTCGCTTTCGCCGTCAGCGTCCCCCTGTATGGGCGCGTCTCCGACCTCTACGGGGTGCGGCGGGTGTTCGTCTTCGGCATCGTGGGGTTTGCCGCCGGGGGGCTTCTCTGCGCGCTCGCGCCGAGCCTGCCGCTGTTGGTCGCCGGGCGCATGCTGCAAGCAACTGGCGGCGCCGCGATCCCGGCGCTCGCGACCGTGGCGGTCGCCAAGGTGATCCCCCCCGGCGCGCGCGGTGGAGCGCTCGGGCTCGTGTCCTCGAGTATCGGCGCCGCCTCGGCGGTCGGCCCCATCGTCGGCGGGGTGCTCGGCCAGGCGTTCGGTTGGCGCGCGCTCTTCGTCGGCTCGCTGTCGCTCGCGCTGCTCCTCATCCCCTTTGCGCTGCGGGCGCTCCCGAGCGACCGTGCTCGGGGCGCGCAGCGCCTCGACCTCCTCGGCGGGGTGCTGTTCGGTCTCGGCGCGGGGCTTTTTCTCTTCGGCATCACGCAGGGGCAGACGGCGGGGTTCGCGACGTTCCCCGCGTGGGGGAGTTTTCTGGGGGCGGCACTCGCCTGGCTGGGGTTTTTTCGGCGGCTGCACCGCGCCGCCGCGCCCTTCGTCGCCCCGACGCTTTTTGCCAACCGCGCCTACGTTGCGGCGCTCGCCGTGGGGTTTGGCGCGATGTTCGCGAGCTTTTCGGCGCTCGTCTTCGTGCCCCTGCTGCTCGTCGAGGAGAACGGTTTGTCGCCGGCGGCCGCCGGGCTCGCGCTCACCCCCGGCGCGGCGGCGCTCGCCCTCCTGTCGCCGCTCAGCGGCCGGCTCTCGGACCGCGTCGGGGTGCGCCGGCCGATCGTCGCGGGGCTTGCGCTCATGGGCGCGTCGCTGCTGCTGCTGTCGGCAGTCGCCGGCGGCCCCCCGCTCTGGGTGGTGCTCGGGGTAATGGGGGTGTACGTCGGGTTTGCCTTCGTGCAGTCGCCGGTGAATAATGCGGCTGCCGGCGCGCTCGCCAAGCGCGACGTCGGGGCGGGCGTCGGGCTCTTCTCGGGGGTCTACTTTTTGGGCGCCGGTTCGGGACCCGCCGCGATGGGGGCGCTTTTGGCCGCGCGCCAAGAGGCCGCCGGGCTGGCCGTAAACCCCCTCTACCGCTTCGGCGCCGCGCCCTTTTCCGACACCTTTTTGGGGGTCGTGGTGGTGCTCGTGGGGGCGCTCGTGGCGAGCGCGTGGCTGCGGGAGCGGCCGACGGCGGGCGCTTAGGGTGGCGCGAGCGCGCGAGCTGCGGCGCTTTGTAGCGCCACGTGTAGCGCCTTGGCGCGGTGACCGAGTCGGCGACGTGGCCCGCGCCTCTACGCGCGCGCAGGGGTGACGGAGGGCCGGGAAAGGGCGCGTTCGCTGCGGGTTCCGGCCTCAACCCATACCCCTTACGTCGGCCGCTTCACGGCCTCTAGGGGCGCGCGTGCTAAAATGGAGCGTTTTTTAGGACGCGCCCAAGAGAGGTTTGCATGCTTGGTTTTTTCCAGAAAATGTTCGACAACAACGAGCGCGACGTCAGGCGCATCGAGCGCGAGGTCGTGGCAGCCGTCAACGCGCTCGAGCCCGCCATGGAGGAGGTTGAGGACCTAGCCGCCGAGTACGCCAAACTGCGCCAGCGTTATGAGGACGGCGAGAGCCTCAACGCGCTCATGCCCGAGGCGTTCGCGCTGACCCGCGAGTCGGCGATCCGTCAGCTCGGTTTAAGGCACTACAACGTGCAGCTGATTGGCGGCGCCGCGCTGCACTACGGCAAGATCGCGGAGATGAAAACGGGGGAGGGCAAGACGCTCGTCGCCACGCTCGCGCTCGTTTTAAACGCCATCCCCGGCAAGGGTGCGCACCTCGTCACCACCAACGACTACCTCGCGCGCACCGGCGCCGAGTGGATGGGGCCCGTTTACCGCGCCCTGGGGCTCTCCGTCGGGGTCATCCAGCACGACCTGCGCCCCGACGCGCGCCGCGCCGCCTACGCCTGCGACATCACCTACATGACCAACTCGGAGCTGGGCTTTGACTACCTGCGCGACAACATGGCCTTCCGCCCCGAGCAGCTCGTGCTGCGCGCCGACACCCCCCTTAACTACGCCATCATCGACGAGGTCGACTCGATCCTTATCGACGAGGCCCGCACGCCCTTGATCATCTCGGGGCCCGCCGAGCTCGCCACCGACAAGTACTACGTGATGGCCAAGATCGCCGCGCAGCTCGAGCGCGGCGAACCTGCTGAGGGGGAGGACAAACCGGCGACTGGCGACTTTACCGCCGACGAAAAGACCAAAGACATCCACCTGACCGAAGCGGGTATCGCCAAAGCCGAGAAGGCGCTAGGGGTCGACGACCTCTTTAGCTCTAAAAACATGGAGCTCGCGCATATGCTGCGTCAGGCGCTGCGCGCGCGCGTTCACTACCACCGCGACAAGCAGTACGTCAAAGACGAACGGGGCCAGATCGTCATCGTCGACGAGTTTACCGGACGCCTGATGCCGGGGCGGCGCTTCGGCGAGGGGTTGCACCAGGCGATCGAGGCCAAAGAGGGCGTCAAGATCGAGCGCGAAAACCAGACGCTCGCGACCATCACCTATCAGAACTTTTTCAAGCTCTACAACAAGATCGCCGGGATGACGGGGACCGCCAAAACCGAGGAGAAGGAGTTCCAGGAGATCTACGGCGCCGACGTGCTCACCATCCCGACCAACCGCCCGGTCATCCGCAAAGACTACGACGACATCGTCTACCGCACCGAAAAGGGCAAGTTCGAGGCGGTCGTGCGGGAGATCGAGGAGGTGCACAAAACCGGTCAGCCGATCCTCGTCGGGACGGTGACCATCGACGCCTCCGAAAAGCTCTCCGCGATGCTTAGGCGCCGCGGCATCAAGCACGAGGTGCTTAACGCCAAACACCACGCGCGCGAGGCCGAGATCGTCGCCCAAGCGGGTCGCAGCGGGGCGGTCACCATCTCGACCAACATGGCGGGGCGCGGTACCGACATCGTCTTGGGGGGCAACCCCGAGGCCATCGCGGGGCAGCTCGTCGAGCGCTACGGCGTCAGCCGCTACGACGAAAACGTCGAGCTCTGCATCAAGGCCGTGATGCTCGGCAAAGTCGACATCGCGCGCAAGCTCGTGCGCGAGATCGAGGGCTTGCCCGAGGACATCATCCCGACCCTGGAGCGTCTGCGCGACGAGGCCAAGGCCGACCGCGAACGCGTCGTCGAGCTCGGCGGGTTGCACATCATCGGCACCGAGCGCCACGAGTCGCGCCGCATCGACAACCAGCTGCGCGGCCGCTCCGGTCGCCAGGGGGACCCGGGGAGCAGCCGCTTTTACGTCTCGTTCGAAGACGACCTGATGCGGCTTTTCGCCAACGAGCGCGTCTTGGGCATGATGGACCGGCTCGGGATGGACGACACCCAACCCATCGAGGCGAAGATGGTTACAAGCGCCATCGAGCGGGCGCAGAAGCGGGTCGAGGACCGCAACTTCGGCATCCGCAAGCAGCTTTTAGAGTTCGACAACGTGATGAGCAAGCAGCGCGAGGTCATCTACAAGCAGCGCCGCGACATCTTGCTCGGCAACGACATTTCCGAAGACGTGCAGGACATGATCGCCGAGTACGTCGACGCGCAGGTGCAAAACTACCTCAACAAGGAGCTCGAGCCCGAGGAGCAGGACATCGGCGCCCTGCGCACGGCCATCGTCGAGGCGGTGCCGGCGCTCGAGACGTTCGACTTCGAGAGCCTGCGCGGCGAGGACCCCGACGAGGCCACCGACCGCTTGGTGCCCGCGCTCGAGGCCGCCTACAAAGCCCGCGAGGCCGAACTCGGCGCCCCCCTCATGCGCGAGCTCGAGCGCTACATCGTCTTGCAGGTCGTCGACAACCACTGGAAAGAGCAGCTCCACGCCATGGACGTGCTCCGCCAGGGCATCGGGCTGCGCGGCTACGGCCAGCGCAACCCGCTGCAGGAGTACGCCTTCGAGGCCTTTAACCTCTTCGAGGAGATGAAAAGCGGGATCCGCTTGCAGGTCGCCAAACTGCTCTTCCGGGTGCAGGTGCAGACCCAGGCGCCCTTGCAGCGCCCCGCGCCGGCGCCGCGCCCCGTGGCCTACGCCAAACCCGAGCCGCGCCCCGGCGCCGTAGCCAACACGCTCGGCGCGAGCAGCGTGAGCAGCACCTACGGCATGGGGGGCGGCGGGGCCGTGTCGACCTCGCTGAGTTTCGCCGGCGCGCGCAGCGCCCCGCGTCCTGCCCCCGCACCGCAGCCCAAGCAGCCGCAGGCTTCGGCCCCGGCGCAGACCCCGGCGAGCGCCGCGCAAGCGCCTCGCGCCGACGCCAAGGTCGGCCGCAACGACCCCTGCCCGTGCGGGAGCGGAAAGAAGTTCAAGCACTGCCACGGCCGCGAGGTCGGCGCCGTCTCGGGCGACTGAGCCTTCTAGCGACCCTTCCCCCTCGCCACCTCACGCGTAGAGATGCGTAAAGAAACGTAAGCGGGAGCGCCCCGTGGGGCGCTCCCGCTTTTGGTCGCGCGGTGACTTTGGGGCGCTAGCGGTTGCGCCCTCTAATGGGCGCGAGGACCCGGCGCCGCAGGAGCACGGCGAAGTCCGTGAGCAGCGCGGCGCAGGCGAGCAGGTGCAGGGCGACGACCACGGGGGGGACACCGGGAGCGAGGTTCATGGTGCTCACATCGTAGGGAGGTCTTCCTCGGCGCGGCGTGAAAAACTTGGTGCCCAAGCGAGATGTGAGCTAAACCCCTTGCCGTGCGCTGTGACGGACGCCCTTGCGGGGGCGCGGGGCGCACCCACGGGTATATGCTGGGCGACATGACCTTTTTCGAGCGGCTCGCCGCGCGCATTCAGGAGACCGATTCGCGCGTCTGTCTCGGCATCGACCCCCGCCCCGAAGCGCACCCCCTGACGCACCCCGACCGCTTCGCAGGCGACCCGGCGCAGGTCGCCAAGGCGGCCGTGTACTACTTCCAGGCGATCCTCGAGGCGACGGCCCCGTTGGTCGCCTGCGCAAAGCTGCAGGCGGCCTTTTTCGAGGTTTTGGGGATCCCGGGGCTCATTGCGATGGCGCAGCTTATCGCCGACCTCAAAGCCAGAGGGGTGCCGGTCATCGTCGACGCCAAACGCGGCGACATCGGTTCGACCGCCGAAGCGTACGCCCGCGCCTACCTGGGTGACGGCGTGTTCGGAGCGGACGCGCTCACCGTCAACCCGTACCTCGGGGGGGACGGCCTCGCGCCCTTCGCCGAGCAGGCGGCGCGCGCCGGGCGCGGGGTCTTCGTGCTCGTGCGCACCTCCAACCCGAGGGCGGCGGAGCTGCAGGACCTCGAGCTTCGGGGTGGCCAGCGGCTCTATGAGCGCGTCGCCGAGAGCGTCGCTGCGCTCGCCGAAGGGTGCCGCGGCGGCGCGCGCTACGCGCCGGTCGGGGCGGTGGTCGGTGGGACGGCGCCGGAGGCGCTCGCGGCGCTGCGGGCGCGCCTGCCGCACGTCTGGTTCTTGGTACCGGGGTACGGGGCACAGGGCGGCCGCCCCGAGGGGGTTGCCGGCGCTTTCGACGCCGAGGGGTTGGGCGCGGTGGTGTCCTCGAGCCGCGCGCTCACCTACTGCAGCGACGGCGCCGACTTCGCCGAGCGCGCGCGCGAGGCGGCCGCCGAGATGCGCCGCGCGATCAACCGGGCGCTCGGGGGCCGCTGACTACCCCCCCAAAAAGTCGATGATCTCCTTTGGGCTCATGTTGGTGCGCACCTGCGGGAGCAGCCGGAGCAGGGTGGGGATGCCGACGCTCGGCCCGATAAAGAGGGCGGTGTAGCGCTCCTTGCCGAACACCTCGTGGGCGCGGAAGGTGAGGTAGGCGGTCTCGTCGCCGGCGGGCACCTCGAAGATCTCTTGCGACAAGGGCGGCACCCCGCCGACGATCACCATGCGCGACTCGTTGGTCGCTAAAAACAGGCGCTCGGCGGTGTCGGCGGGGGCGTAGACGTAGTTGGTCAGGGTCGTCGCGCAGGTGCTCAGGCGCTCGAGGGCCGCGCCGATATTCCGGCGCAGGTCGATGGGTTCTTCGGGGGGGTGCAGCACGATCATCCGCGGGTAGATGCCGTGGTTGCGCAGGGTCGCCCAGAAGGCGATGCGCGAACCGTCGCGCAGGTCGGCGGCCAGGAGCGCGACGGGTTGCGGGGCGCGGCTCGCGCCCTCGATGAGCTCGAGGAGCGAGGCGAGGAGCGCTTCGTTGCTCGGCGCCGGTTCGTCGAAGGCGGGCGCCGCGAGCCCGTACCAGTCGGCGAGGCGCGCCGTCGCGACCCGCCACGCCTCGAGCGAAAACGCCTCGGCGGGCCAGGGGTGCGGCAGCAGCTCGCGGTCGGCGAGGTACGAAAAGGTGTCGTAGTCGGGGTCGTCGCGCGCTACGGGGAGGTCGATCACGCGCCTTAGAGGCGGGAGCGACGGCTCCAAAAGGTCGAGGGCGCGCTGCAGCAGCTTCGCGGCGCTGCGGCCGGTGGCCGGTTGGGGAAAGAGCTCCGCGGAGAAGGGGGCGCGCATCTCGGCTTCGCAGCGCTGCGCGAGCGCGAGGTTGGCGAGCAGCAGGCAGAGGAGCGCCAGAAGGCGCAGGGGGGGACGCATAGGCCTGAGTGTAGCCCAAACGCCCCCCGAAAAGGTCACGGGGCGATGTGAAAGCCGTGAACGCGTGAAGGCTAGGGGCGTTCGGCGGTCCCAGAGAGGGGCACCACGGCGCTAAAGGTCACCGTGTAGCTCGAGGCCGGGGCCGGGGCCGCCCGCCCCGACGCCGCGTAGACGCGGGCGATGAGGCTCTGCGGGGCGACGTTCGAGGGCACCGTGTAGGTGCTGCCCGCCGGGTTGTCGCTGGCGATCAGCTCGCGGTCTTCGGTGTAGACGTCAAAGCGCAGCTCTAAGGGCGCTTCGGTCGCGCTGACGGAGACCTGCGTCACGGGCAGTTCGCTCTGGAAGAAGTCCTCGTCGAGAGCGACCTCGAGCGCCCCCGTAGCGGTCGCGGTCGCGCCGGTCGGGGGGGTGGGGACGAGCCGCGGGGTCTCCAGGGCGTCGTTGGCCGGTTCGCCGGGGTCCTCGAAGGGGGCGACAAAGGCGCTCAGCAGAACGGAGCGCTCGTCCGCGCTCTCGAGCTCGAAGGTGAGCGTGCCCGCTGCGCTCGGCAGGGGCAGCGCCACGCACGGCCCGCTGCACCGCACCCCCGCGGTCTGCTGCGCCCTCAGGGCGGCGGTGGCAGTGTCGGGGGCGGGGGCGAAAAAGTCGGGGCCGGTGCTCTGCACGCTCGGGCGACCCTCCTGCAGCGCGCGGAGGCGCACCGCGCCGCCAGCAAGCGGCCCCTCGGGGCCGCGCGTCAGCACGAGGAGCTGGTCGTTGGCGGCGACCTGCGCCGCTGAGACGCTCACTTCAAGGCGTAGCGGCTCCCCTCGGGGGAGGGTGAGCGCGACCGGCTCCCCGACGCCCTCCCCGGCGCTGACGCGCACGACCCCGTCGTCGGGGGGGAGGATGACGATCTGACAACCTGCGAGCAGGGCGGCGAGCCCAGCCCAGACGAAGCGGTGACGAGCGCTCGGCATGGCGGTGTCCTTTCGGGGCGCGGCGGCCACGTGACGCTGATCCTAGCGCCCTAGTGTATCCGGCGCGGCCGCGCTTTTGCTACTCGAGCGCCAGCAAGTAGGGGTAGAGGTCGGGGGCGCCCGGGTGCAGCTCGAGCTCGAGCTTGGGGAAGCGCTCCGAGAGCGCCGCGTGAAACGCCTCAGCCCGTTCGCGCCCGACGACCGCGTTGTAAAAGAGCGCGCCGATCTCGACGTCGTCGGCGACCCCTTGCAACAGCGCCTCCAAGCACCCCTCCGGCGAGCTCTCGGCGACGGTGAGGCGGCCGTCGAGAAGGCCGATAAACTGCCCCTCGCTGACCTCGACGCCGTCGACCGTGGCGCTGCGGCTCGCCGTGGTGACCTCGAGGGTGCGGGCGTGCTCGGCGGCCGCCTGCATCTCGGGCAGGAGCTCCTCGACGCTCGCCGCGTCGTCGAAGAGCACCGCCGCCGCGAGCCCCTGACCGAGGGTGCGGGTCGGCAGCACGCGCACGTCTTTGTCGGGGACGAGCTCGCGCACCCGCTCGGCGGCCATGATGATGTTTTTGTTGTTGGGCATCACCACGACCTCGCGCGCGCCGACGCTGCGCACCGCGTCGGCGATGTCCTGCACGCTCGGGTTGTTCGTCTGCCCGCCGCCCACGACGCGCGCGCCGAGGCTGCGGAAGACCTTGGTCACCCCGTGCCCGGCGCTCACCGCAACGAGCGCGCTTTGGGGCGGTTCGGCGTCGGCGAGGTCGACGCCAGCTAGGATCTCCTGGTGCTGCTCGCTCATGTCCTCGACTTTTGAGCGCACCATCTTGCCGTAGCGCGCGACCGCCGCGAGCAGCTGTTCGGGCTCCTCGGTGTGGATGTGCCCCTTGACGTACCCCTCGGCGCCGACGACGAGGAGCGAGTCGCCGAAATCCTTGACGAGCTCCTGGATCTCCTTGGTGGGCACCGTCACGTCCGAGAGCAAAAACTCGGTGCAGAAGCCGAACTCCTGCTCCTCGAAGGCCTCTTGGGCGCGCGTGGTGATCTTCGGCGGCGGCGGCAGGTCGCGGCCTTCATACGAGGCGATAAGGCCCTCTAGCACGCGTAAAAAGCCCAGCCCGCCGGAGTCGACCACGCCCGCTTGCTTGAGCATGGGCAGCATGTCGGGCGTCTCTTTGAGCGCTTTCTCCCCGGCGCGCCACGCGTCGCGTAAGACGTCTAGGGGGCGGCCCGAAGCCGCCTCGCGCGCCCCTTCGGCCGCGCGCCGCACGACCGTGAGGATGGTGCCCTCGACGGGTTTCATGACAGCGGCGTAGGCGCTCTTGGTGGCGCTCTGGAGCGCTTCGACGCACGCCTGGGCGCTCAAGCTGGTGTGGCTGCGGATGGCTTCGGAAAACCCTTTAAGCACCTGGCTCAAGATGACGCCCGAGTTGCCGCGCGCGCCGAGGAGCGACCCGTAGGCGAGGGCGTGGGCAAGCGCGGCCATCGTCTTCGGGCGTTCGTCGCTGAGTTGGCGCCTGACCGACTGCATGGTGAGGTGCATGTTGGTGCCCGTGTCGCCGTCGGGGACCGGGTAGACGTTGAGGGCGTTGACCTCGTCGACGTAGACGCCGAGCCAGTCGGTGGCGTAGGCGAAGGCGGTGGCGAGGTCGGCGGCCTCGAGCCGCTCCGGCGAGGTCGCCTGCTTAGCGTCCAGCACGGCCGACCCCTACGACGTGCACCTTGACCCTGTCGACGGCGACGCCCGCAAACGCCGCCGCGGCGTAGAGCACGCGCTCCTTGACCGACTCGGCGACCGCCGGGATGTTGACCCCGTAGGCGACCGCGACGTGCAGCGTCACCGCGACCCCGGCGCCTTGACCCTTGGCGGCGCCTTTGGCGGCCTTCGCCGGCCGCGTCACCTCGACGCCCTCGTCGGCTTGC
This window contains:
- a CDS encoding Asp23/Gls24 family envelope stress response protein, which codes for MAEKARLEGHAKPVQPPQRPPAARADEAVDQLYVTDEALATLIGLAAHEVPGVIGMAPANLREGVRRILGKQQADEGVEVTRPAKAAKGAAKGQGAGVAVTLHVAVAYGVNIPAVAESVKERVLYAAAAFAGVAVDRVKVHVVGVGRAGR
- a CDS encoding MFS transporter — encoded protein: MFVSVLTGAMVNVMLPVIRAEFGASAAQIGWVVTGFSLAFAVSVPLYGRVSDLYGVRRVFVFGIVGFAAGGLLCALAPSLPLLVAGRMLQATGGAAIPALATVAVAKVIPPGARGGALGLVSSSIGAASAVGPIVGGVLGQAFGWRALFVGSLSLALLLIPFALRALPSDRARGAQRLDLLGGVLFGLGAGLFLFGITQGQTAGFATFPAWGSFLGAALAWLGFFRRLHRAAAPFVAPTLFANRAYVAALAVGFGAMFASFSALVFVPLLLVEENGLSPAAAGLALTPGAAALALLSPLSGRLSDRVGVRRPIVAGLALMGASLLLLSAVAGGPPLWVVLGVMGVYVGFAFVQSPVNNAAAGALAKRDVGAGVGLFSGVYFLGAGSGPAAMGALLAARQEAAGLAVNPLYRFGAAPFSDTFLGVVVVLVGALVASAWLRERPTAGA
- the secA gene encoding preprotein translocase subunit SecA — translated: MLGFFQKMFDNNERDVRRIEREVVAAVNALEPAMEEVEDLAAEYAKLRQRYEDGESLNALMPEAFALTRESAIRQLGLRHYNVQLIGGAALHYGKIAEMKTGEGKTLVATLALVLNAIPGKGAHLVTTNDYLARTGAEWMGPVYRALGLSVGVIQHDLRPDARRAAYACDITYMTNSELGFDYLRDNMAFRPEQLVLRADTPLNYAIIDEVDSILIDEARTPLIISGPAELATDKYYVMAKIAAQLERGEPAEGEDKPATGDFTADEKTKDIHLTEAGIAKAEKALGVDDLFSSKNMELAHMLRQALRARVHYHRDKQYVKDERGQIVIVDEFTGRLMPGRRFGEGLHQAIEAKEGVKIERENQTLATITYQNFFKLYNKIAGMTGTAKTEEKEFQEIYGADVLTIPTNRPVIRKDYDDIVYRTEKGKFEAVVREIEEVHKTGQPILVGTVTIDASEKLSAMLRRRGIKHEVLNAKHHAREAEIVAQAGRSGAVTISTNMAGRGTDIVLGGNPEAIAGQLVERYGVSRYDENVELCIKAVMLGKVDIARKLVREIEGLPEDIIPTLERLRDEAKADRERVVELGGLHIIGTERHESRRIDNQLRGRSGRQGDPGSSRFYVSFEDDLMRLFANERVLGMMDRLGMDDTQPIEAKMVTSAIERAQKRVEDRNFGIRKQLLEFDNVMSKQREVIYKQRRDILLGNDISEDVQDMIAEYVDAQVQNYLNKELEPEEQDIGALRTAIVEAVPALETFDFESLRGEDPDEATDRLVPALEAAYKAREAELGAPLMRELERYIVLQVVDNHWKEQLHAMDVLRQGIGLRGYGQRNPLQEYAFEAFNLFEEMKSGIRLQVAKLLFRVQVQTQAPLQRPAPAPRPVAYAKPEPRPGAVANTLGASSVSSTYGMGGGGAVSTSLSFAGARSAPRPAPAPQPKQPQASAPAQTPASAAQAPRADAKVGRNDPCPCGSGKKFKHCHGREVGAVSGD
- a CDS encoding DAK2 domain-containing protein, whose translation is MLDAKQATSPERLEAADLATAFAYATDWLGVYVDEVNALNVYPVPDGDTGTNMHLTMQSVRRQLSDERPKTMAALAHALAYGSLLGARGNSGVILSQVLKGFSEAIRSHTSLSAQACVEALQSATKSAYAAVMKPVEGTILTVVRRAAEGAREAASGRPLDVLRDAWRAGEKALKETPDMLPMLKQAGVVDSGGLGFLRVLEGLIASYEGRDLPPPPKITTRAQEAFEEQEFGFCTEFLLSDVTVPTKEIQELVKDFGDSLLVVGAEGYVKGHIHTEEPEQLLAAVARYGKMVRSKVEDMSEQHQEILAGVDLADAEPPQSALVAVSAGHGVTKVFRSLGARVVGGGQTNNPSVQDIADAVRSVGAREVVVMPNNKNIIMAAERVRELVPDKDVRVLPTRTLGQGLAAAVLFDDAASVEELLPEMQAAAEHARTLEVTTASRSATVDGVEVSEGQFIGLLDGRLTVAESSPEGCLEALLQGVADDVEIGALFYNAVVGRERAEAFHAALSERFPKLELELHPGAPDLYPYLLALE
- the pyrF gene encoding orotidine-5'-phosphate decarboxylase is translated as MTFFERLAARIQETDSRVCLGIDPRPEAHPLTHPDRFAGDPAQVAKAAVYYFQAILEATAPLVACAKLQAAFFEVLGIPGLIAMAQLIADLKARGVPVIVDAKRGDIGSTAEAYARAYLGDGVFGADALTVNPYLGGDGLAPFAEQAARAGRGVFVLVRTSNPRAAELQDLELRGGQRLYERVAESVAALAEGCRGGARYAPVGAVVGGTAPEALAALRARLPHVWFLVPGYGAQGGRPEGVAGAFDAEGLGAVVSSSRALTYCSDGADFAERAREAAAEMRRAINRALGGR